Within the Methanobrevibacter arboriphilus JCM 13429 = DSM 1125 genome, the region ATTAACAGTAGATATTCTCTTAAAACTCCTAAAACTACAAAGAATATTAAGTACTTCTTATAATAAGAAAACCAGAATATTGAAGGTGGTTGTTAAGAATTTGGGCTCTGGTGTTGGTGTTATAAGCTATATTATAAAACGTAATAAGCCTGTTTATAATGGTCGAAACATTAGAGTTTCTAGATATACTTATACTAATTATCATCCAAGGAGTGTGTTTAAGGCTTATAGTGTTAAAGCTCTGAAATCACATAAAATAACTAAGATTAAGGTGACTAAAAACACATCTTATAAAAAGAAAGGTATTGCTGTTTATAGTGTTGCTAAAAATCTTAAAACAAATCAGAAAACTCAAACAATAGTTTACAGTAAGAAAAAAACTTAATATTCAAGTAACAAACAAAAAAATAAAGAAACTTATAATTAGTTTAAAATATTTTATTTACAGATGGAGACTTATTTTTTTCTCTCCTATTTTTACTTCATTTTTTTTTAAATTTTTAGATTTAATAAAATATAATCCAGTATATCGATTTATGAAATAACACTGATTTTAATTAAAAATCTTATTAAAAAGTATTAATTAACAATTTAGCTAATAAAATTATTATTATTATTTTTATTATTATTATTATTATTATTATTTTAAAATATTGAATCTAAAGTTAACATAATAAACCTAATAGGGTATTATCATATAATATTATTATATAGTATTATTATATAATATTATTATTTAGTATTTTATTATTATCAAAATAAAATATAAAATTATATAAACCAATAAAATTAATTTAAATTATTAAACTATATTGATTATTAATTTAGATATATTCAATTAATTTAAACTTGTTTAATTTCAATTCAAACCTATTTAATTAATATAAATCTATTTCATTAAGTTTAAAAATATAGATAAAAAAAGGTTATTAATTTGATCGCGATATTATCTGGTGGAACAGGAACTCCAAAATTAATTCAAGGAATTAAAAATATTCATAGTCCTTCTGATTTGAATATAATTGTTAATACTGTTGAAAATGATTACTTTTCTGGTGTATATGTAGCAGCAGATATTGATACAGTTCTTTATACTTTAGCTGATATTATAAATGATGAAACTTGGTATGGGATTAAAGGAGATACATTTTTTACAAATGAATCTCTTGAAAAATTAGATTGTCCAGAACTTCTAAGAATAGGGGATCAGGATAGAGCTACAAAGATCCAAAAGACAATTCTCATGGAAAAGTATGGGCTTAGTAAAGCTGTGGATATTCAAAGAAAAAAGATGGGAATAGAATCAAAAGTAATTCCAATGAGTGATGAACACTCTGAAATAATTGTAAAAACAGATATAGGTCACCTTAAGTTTCATGAATTCTTAATAAAGCATCAAACCAAACCAAAAGTATTTGGAATAGAATACACTGATATAAACCCTAGTTCAAATATTATAGAGACAATAGAAAACTCAGAAATGGTTATTATTGGACCTTCAAATCCTATAACTTCAATTCTCCCAATAGTTAATCTTGAAGGAGTTGAAAAAGCACTGAAAAATAGCTATGTAGTTGCAGTTTCTCCTATAATAGGAGATAATCCTGTTAGTGGACCTGCTGGGAAATTTATGGGGTCTATGGGTTATGAAGTTTCTTCTTTTGGTGTTGCATCAATTTATAAGAGCTTTTTAGACAAATTTGTAATTGATGTTGTCGATACAAAGCTAAAGAATAATATAGAGAATATAATTGAAGAAGTTCTTGTAACTAATACTAATATGAAAACTATTTCTGATAA harbors:
- the cofD gene encoding 2-phospho-L-lactate transferase translates to MIAILSGGTGTPKLIQGIKNIHSPSDLNIIVNTVENDYFSGVYVAADIDTVLYTLADIINDETWYGIKGDTFFTNESLEKLDCPELLRIGDQDRATKIQKTILMEKYGLSKAVDIQRKKMGIESKVIPMSDEHSEIIVKTDIGHLKFHEFLIKHQTKPKVFGIEYTDINPSSNIIETIENSEMVIIGPSNPITSILPIVNLEGVEKALKNSYVVAVSPIIGDNPVSGPAGKFMGSMGYEVSSFGVASIYKSFLDKFVIDVVDTKLKNNIENIIEEVLVTNTNMKTISDKEELARILLE